ACttgttttagaaaattcttcAGTCGAGGTTCTCAAGAGGTTTAATCAATGTTCTTAGTCAATCTATTTAATTCGAATCACTTCGAATTAACAACAGTGTCGACAAGAGGTTTGATGTAATAGGTACAACTGGATTGAAATTTCTGGCCAGTAGTGTATACATgcaaattactaaaaaatgtAGCAGTCGAGTATGCAACATACACTTGATCAAAAGttatcgaaagaaataaaaatatcttaataaaatCGAGCACAAAATTATTCACTTGATCGTCGGAAAATAGTTTTAGCTACGAATGTTACTCTGATGGAGTAACAGACTTAACTAGGTCAATGTTTAAAGCATCTGAAGCGAGCTGTTACGACTGTTCGCTtattacaaaatcaaataaaataagctAGTACAAttagtattacataattgtaGACAAACATGTGATGTCACTCGGCAATGGTAAATAGAAGGATATCGTTGTAGTTTTACAAACGTAGAGTGCCAATAAAACTCTGCTATTATGTTAGGAGATAAAACCTAATAAAATAGTAGTTTAAAAAATGGTACAACTTTGAAACTTTGTATTTTTGCAGCTATTTGCTTATTAAGATGTTTTGCTTGTTTCGATGCCTTTAAGATTTCACTGCAACGTCTTTTAACATCCTGCATGTTAATAGATAATTATTCCTTCCTCTTGTTTTAAGATGTTTAAAAGTAAAGTAACTAATTATAGGATAGCACTTGGAATCTCGTGAATGCAAAGATATAACTTGAATTTAATTACAGATACGTAACGATGATAGTAGTCTTATTAGGTATTGTAATTAGCAACAATAATAGTGATATCAATAATAATGATTCGATGTGAATAGCGGCGATCTACTCGCATGCAACGAATAAAGATTGCTTAGAGAGTAGGTGCTAATAAAGTGTATGCAACTAATTCTACCATACGAAATGGACAATTATCATACAAATACCTTTTTTAGGAACTTGAAATTCTATGATAACGCGCCTCGCGAATGTTTATCGTatccaaatgaaatttaagatCGTGCAACATCAAGATCTTAAGCAGAAAGTTAATAAAGAGTGACCGATATTGCTTTGTAcacttttaataaatagacatttttgataaattattcacGTTTAACTGAAAGTCTTCCTAGTTTCTGTCCCATTATAAAGTCCATTTTACTTTTTAGAGAATATAtcgtttgttatttttctacgtGATGCGTTTCGTCTTTAGATAGTGAATACGTAGATCGGcaatgaatgaaaatatataggCTGTACATAGaatataatcgataaattaaacCAAAGATATGATTTGACTGGAACATCGATCGTTAGATTCTTTCTCTTAATGTAGTGCGAATATTCcttcgataataataatagtagtagtaataataatattaataataatagtaataatattgataatattctgtacatgagtataaataacgtaaaaatgaTTGGAACGATACGTTACGATCCTTGATTGTAGTTGATGGGTgtgattttgaaattattctgatttaaaaaagagataataggtatatatgtattgatacaagttgaaaaattgcatctttaacgttaaatttaattcattttgtacaatattttacacttaataacgttattttcGCTACCGCTTTTCATGTTTTCTAcaacaagaaaaataataaaatctttaaataaCCACCCATCAACTAATGAATTCTTTATACTCTCAATGTCTTTAACGCAAAGGAGCACGTATAATTTCCTAACTGATGAAATGGGAATTCTAAGTTCTACTACGTTACATCTAGCTTGAGTTTGTAAGATCTATCCGTTCCTATTGATCATCATAGTCTTCATCCTACATAGTATatcgtaataacatataaaatacagttaCAGATTCATTTGacgatatgtatattatagatatattacCAAAcacattgtatataatttcatagttGGACAAAATGGAGACGGAATATGTCACGAAGGCACAAGAAGGTCCTGGCTGCATAGATGTTCAACGGATAGAATTTTTTTCCGTTAAGAAAGTAATCACTCGTCGCAATCTCGATAAAAGTGCAACGTGTACTCCGAGTAATCGACACCGTGTTTATTCTTGCAGATATTCTGTAACAGAGAGAtcgaaagaagagagaaattataatatttatgaacattttgagagaaaagatatttaactTGAAATAACAGGATTAATTACCTCTTGCGGCTGTACAGTAGGTACACGAAACCTCAACGTTCTCCTGAGATAATGAGCAACATCGAGGGGGAAGGATTGATCTCCCCGTTGATTGTTACTTTCAATGTCGATCTTCAGCTGAGCCTGCTGTTGCATCGTGTATTTCCGGCCACAAATTAGAGACTCATCGACGCCAGGACTTGTTGGCGAGGAGCACTGTTGCACTACTTGACCGTACCAAGGCATCCCACTGAAGCATAAGCGAAGAATCAGATTATAATTAAACACGTGGAATATTCCAATGTGAAACATATTCAAAATcacacttttatttattctattacttaCTGTACAGcatttagatatattttatttcacttacaatttttttattttattagtatcTTAATAgtctaaaaaaattataaacttaCATAAAATGTAACGTGAGTTGAACGTCTGGCATATATTTGGACAAAGGAATGATGCAAGATATATTATTCGGCGTATCCTGCGAGGACGCGGAACAATACTTTTGATCGAGCGAAGTATTAAAGCTTTCTGCCACTATCCACAACTGTGGCTTTGGTTCCGGTGGTAACGATCCAGCAGCGTTGCTGGCAACTTCCGCCCAATCTCCACTACCGGTTTCTCTCCTTGTTCTTTTATGCAGATATTTGTAATTGTTCTGTAACAAATAGGATAATTTCTTACGCTATCCAAGATGATCtttaacataaaaaattaactgATGTTTCTCTTACTTCTTTTACAAGTGTCTGCGTGCTTGGATCAGACGGACTGATACCATTCTGGAAACTTTTGCTTATTTTACGTTTCTCCTCGTACACGTTCAATGGCTGTTCTATGTGATCtgctaaaaaataaaataggaatTTCTTGTTTACGCACATCAACGGGAAAGTATTTCTTATTGCgtcgttttaatatattcagGAAAAAAATTTTAGCGACAAAGTAACATGAGACTTACAGATTGATTTCTTCTCCGGAGGATGATCAGGTTGAGGATCCTCGAACTGATGAATCTTGGCTGTACAACAGAATATCTAAAGCACaatatatatgcatttaaAGTACAAGCACTAAAAGGAATgagacaaaataaaagattcgaTTCGAGAAAATGTTACCTGACAGGGATTTTCAAACTCGCTAAAGTGTCTGGGACAATTCGACGGTCTACCTAGTGGAATTGGACCTTTGTTCAAAGACGAGTCCACTTCCGATCCTTGATCGTTTTCATCCACGTTACTGGGAATAGCACCGGCGCCATGTCTACCCAACCAGTTTCCAGGAAATtcgctaaaataatttaacgcaTTGAAATATCTCAAACTTGAAGGAAACAAAGGATACTGTAAATTGCATAcatcgataatttttaataattatcagtaaataataaagcaaggaataattaaaattattaataattacaaaccTATTTTTCTCAAGTTTTGGTTGCGGCCCAGAATGACTAATAGGATACCAAGTAATTTCTTGAGAGTAAAGCTGTTGTTTCGTATGAGGCGCCTGCGTGGAGAACGCGTTGGTTTTCACAGACAAACTACTGTCCAAGCCTCTACTATGGGATCCGTGCTTGGTATACGAAGACGACAATGTACTATCTAACAACGAATTGTACCGAGGATCGTAATTAGGCGTACTCGACGCTGTCGACGCATGAACTGGTCTTATAGCCAACATTCCATTGCTAGCTACCGCGGTCCACTCGAGGCTGCTACGTTTCTGGTATTCTAAGAAGTATAACGTCGCCATTGCTACTAAgctgaaatttaaatacactCGATCAAACACTCAAGTAATTTGTTTAGTACAAGAGGATATACAAGTTGtatgtaagaaattttaattaccaaaACGCCATAATAAGGATAAGTATAACAATGATAATCTGGATGAACTTATTACTGCACAGAAGTTCGTCCTCCCGCTCGCTCTTCTTTCCTTTACCTTGTACGGTAGTTTTACTATTGATAGAGGATGAGTATTTGTTACTTGATATACTAGAGATTGTACTAATCGAACTTTTCAGACTGTCGCCCCTCTTCAGCTTCGCCAGCCGCTTGTTTATTCGCTCCAGTTGATCTATGCGAGTTTCCAAGCTATCCGTTACCTgacaaatttcacaaaatctCAGCACACTGTCCGACGACGagttcaaataaaaatcacaaaaaatAAGGATACTAAaggaattaaaagatatagGAATAATAAGTAGAGGataaagatagaagaaaaagaagtcgAAGGATGAAAAGTTTGGATGAGTATCTTACTTTACACAGTTCTTTCACAGCACCAACATTCTCCATGAATATCCTCTCCTTGTTCACCATTAGAAAGTTTTCGATCCTCTGGCCATTAGGAAGGACAATGTCTCCAGCCGGCAGCACAGCTTCTGGTAGTATCTGCTGCACTTCCTGCGCTATGACACCCGTATCTTCTTGCTGTTTGATACCCAAACCAGAATGCTGTGCAAATTCTGGCGCGTATCTATAACGAACCACTCTCAACTGTTGCACGTTTCGCAATTGTTCACGCGTGTCCACTTCCTGGACGTTTTGTTTCGCCCGTGCATCACTGGGTTGGACAATATGGCCAGTCACCTGTGAACATTATTCATTAGCAATGGCTCCATTGTTAAGTCGTCATATCTGTGCTACAGTATTGTAACTAAATGACAGTACTTTCATATTGCCATGGACAACCAAAGCTTCGTCAGGCCTATCCGTGTTAATTCCAACTCGGCCGGCATGGTAAACGCTATCCGGTGCTGCTCCTCTTTGCCAACCACCTTCAGCGCCAACGCCACTGCCTTCCGACTCGAATTGGCCGGGATTACTTGCCTGCACCGTTTCATTTCGTGacaaattttatctttaaaaaatattgctcCCTAACAGCTTCTTATAAAACCTTGTCTATCTATCGGCTATTTTCAGAAAACATCGTCTTTAATCCTGAcaaattcttttccttttcttcggtatatCTTTACAAATAGGAGAAGAACGATACAATCGAAATATGGTGAATTTAACACAGATGTTACTCTTCGCtaaagaaatacaaatattctacaatttctTCGGTAAGGTTTATAGCTCGTAACAGGATAAGTTAAGTAGCAGATTGAATCTGGATGATATCGTAATTAGAGATATAATTACCCTGACGATTATTCTTTCGGACGCATGAGCTACCACCTGATAGCTGGCTTGGTCAGCGGTGTGTGCGTGCAGGCCAACaactaaatgaaaatatctttgATCCGGATTCGgtttccctttctttcgcATATTGTTGCTGGTCGTCTCGCTGAAGTGAAGACGGCCAACGGTTACTTTTGTAACATGCTCGCCGCCTAGTTCCACCCTGAAAGCAGCTCTATATTAGTGTAACGTAACCATTTTAATAGTTCCCGTGAGAAAGCGGCTAGAATTTCGCACCAAAGATTCCGAAACGTTTTTGCTTCATAATTTTCACATCGCGTGTGATATTAAAAtgtgaaacaaaaaaagaataatgcacactgttcgatcgattcgttGTAAATTTGTCTGTGTACTTACGTCACTGGATGGAACGGTTTCTTGCTCCTGTCGCTTTGACTTTGCTCCACTCTGATAGTCTGCGTCGGAGACTCGACTTTGACGCCGTAAAAGTGTAGCTGAAAACTGCTTATCTTCTTCAAACCTTCACCGGTTCGAACGAATATAGCTCCACCTTGGAGCTGAGCGTGACAAGTAATCTGAAGATATTTCACGTAATTACATTCGTTGATTTCATTGTCTCGAATAATATACAAGAAAAGTATCGTTAACCCAAAGTGTGATTAATGTAACGCGAGTGGTATAGATTGCAgacttttatgcaaattcatgtGTTTGAGAATAAAGTTGGAAGAGTAGGACTTGGGTAGATTATTTACctatcgaatattataaaaagcgctatactttggatatttcatgTATCTTTTGATACTATGATATcgtataaacaaaattttcttaatctaAATGGTATTCAACggtaattttgttaaattcctTTGAAACTCTTATACCTGAAAGTGATTTTTCTTCTGGCACACAAACGCGTCATCGGAATTGCTGAAATTAAATCCCTTGTCCGCGTCTACTCGGTAATGAGGCACTGGAAGTTCCTTCAGATTATGATCGCATAGAACGTGCCAGGAAGTTTGCTGAAAGGGATGAAATCGGATGCACTGATAGCTGGCATCTATATAGTTATTGTCTGCCACTTCGTCGCCATCGAGAACCGCACTGCTGCTACTGCAACTGTGCTCCACGGTACCCAATTCAGGTTCCTGCAGAAATAAGAATGTATCAGATCGGTCAACGATACTTTTTCAATCATCTTTCACGATgtaaatttgacaaaaaatatttgcgagcataaaatacattttcatttgtattctCTGTCTATCTACTTATAGATGTAGAATTTTAATACAGTCAATCCGGAAATAAAGACCACAGGAAGGAAATATAATTCAGTTCacacgtttaattaaataccaaCAATCAAGTACTACAATTTTTCTGTTACGTTGATAAAGGTCGaagaataaacgataaatcCATGAAATTACAAGGTTTTGCGTGTAAAAAATGATGGGTGATTTTTAAGCGATTCAGAAGTgggaaaaattattcttccaGTCCGAaggttaaataaaaatacaattttagtAACACAGTACGCGGATTGATAGAAAGTAATATCGGTCTCCTGTAACAAACAAAAggtatactttattatattctttcctGTAGTCTTTGAATCACAGTTTCTTAAGTATCTAATTACTTTAGTATAATCATGacagtaaaaaaattttactcgTTGCACCTGCTTCACATGAACAAGACCATCCTGGCtcaattttctcttcttgGGTGCCGATTGTAACGACGAGTACAACGTGTTCATGTTACCAGGGCTGTGCTCGTGTGGCAGAGGTACTAAAGTCTGACCTATTGGCTGTTGCGACTGGATATTCGGCGTTCCTGGGCCGAGATGAGACGTCAGCACTGTATGAGTTAGCAGCATCGAATCCGTGGAGGATGTTAAAGTCCTCGGAGAGGACGGTAGTAAATTTGGTGCATAATTTGCCTGATTGCCTTGGTGATGAAGAAGCATCTCCTGAAGAGCTACCTTTTGATCTGCAATTGCGCATggtttttgcaaatttttcacaaaatattctaaatatcaTCATAAATATTAACCAAGTATCTTTACCAAATATATTCCGAGTATCATTGTTACGAAACATTCAACCTTTTGGCCTACGGTATCGTATGAGAAACGTGTTTGTTACGTCGATGTTATTGATTTATCACTTACTTCAAGAGAGTAAATCTTTCTTGTTTAATGATCAATTGgtagtaataatttatcaaacatcttgtaaaataaaattagccACCGACCATGTTGTCGCTTATGGCACGCGCTATTGGAACTTAAATCGTAAGGCAAGGGGTTAATACATAAAGAGAGAaagttcgaatatttttatggacTCGTAGTTAAATGTAGGAATATCTATCGATCAAACATCGAACACAGCgtcgttgaatttttaacaGAATATTTTGTGAACTTACGCGGTGAATGTACATGTTGTGTATCGTTGTGACCTGGCGGAGAATACGGTGGTTCGCTGCCGCTATCCGGTGGGCTTTCTGGCAAAGCATGTCTACAACAAAGCAGCCAGCTAAAGCGTTTCGTACTTCTAAATAATTCTCAGATTCGGAGCAATTTCGTCTTACCAATCATGAGCATGAATCGATGTTAGAACATCAGTacgaatgatttatttattgcaaaatttctaatttccttAATAGCCTCTTCTCTATGTTACCATTACAAAGTGACATAACCGTTTCCGATTTCTATCGCGTTAAACTGCCTgtagttttaaataaaattaaaaagaaaagagcgaGCTTAagtattcattaaaaaaaaaaaaataaagcaaCGATTCTACCTGCATAGCGACCGTTAGATTATTTACATCCATAAAAAATGGTTCTCAGAGAGTATCAATTTATAAGGATTTAAGCCGTGAATGGTTTCGAATTACTTAATCCACGAGGTTGACATTCTAGCCCTCGCCTTAGGCGAACTCGACTTACGGGTGAACGTACGATTGCGGATCCTTGTAAGCGGCGCCATTTGGTACAGTGGTGGTACCGGATGTGCACGTACTCGAGGCCGGATGACTTTGGGTAATCGGCGATGGTAATCGAGACGGTGGTTGTTGAGTGGTTGCCGCCTCCACACGACCACCGTGCGTCGTCGTTCCACCCCCGTTCTCATTATGCGCCAATGTATCAGCGAAATATCTACCATGAAATAATTAGTCGTGCAATCGCAGCGTAAAAATAAGTGTTCACTCCGACTGAACGAATGGTATACAATGAGATGAGAATTTGATAGTACGACTGAAAATTGCGAGACGTTGCGTGCTAATAAAATGAGATATCATAAGCTACGATTTTTATGAGGTAGCAGAATACCGGGATAGTCGCCTGTTTCGTACAAAAGTTCACAAATTTAGAAGCgtagaagtttttttttttattttatattactgtaGATTTGCAGAGGTCCTATGATGGAAAAATCGCAGGAATTTATCGGACGTTTGCATCTTCCAACGTATCGTCTAAAGAAATGAATTATGCGCTATAGGTCATTATCCAATCATACTCTTGTCTTATTAATTATAGGTTTATTTCAAGTAAATTGTTTTCCTATTTTAACGCTCGATATACGAAGCGGATACTTTGTTCGAGAAGAATGATTGGGACTTAACGAATCAATCGATATCGACGGCTGCAATAATTATCATCGATAAACGGatgataataacaaattactcgATGTTTCAATGTATTCTTATCGACATTGGCGATTGTCTGCTGTCAAGAGAAAACTCGATTTTCGGATTTTCCGTTCGAGACTTTTCTACGAATTCCGTTTCCCTGACACGATCTAAACAAGGATTTACATTGAATAATAGATACGATTATATTGCCCCTCGTAATTATGCAATTATCTTGTCGCGATTTCAGATCCACGAATCCTTGAAACTTGTACCAATTAccattgaatattttcttcttagcTCAACAACAATTACGTTCTTTTTTATGCATTCCTTACTAACAGTTTAttggaaagaattttatcTCTCGTTCGTGGCGATCGGTAAACAATATCGTGACGTTGATATAACATTGTTTACCAAAGCTAAATCTAACGTTTTTTCTTAATTCGTTCGATCTTTAATTCCTCGCTCTTCAGATTCTCAATTTAATCCAAATTTTACGTCTACAACAGAAGTCCACAAAAATTGTGGTCGATAGCCTGTTTCCAAGCGTCTTAAAGTCTTACACAAATCCTTCAACTTCTTCAACTTTCTACGGAATCATGCACGCAACGTGGAAGATATAATGGACGATTTCTAGCTGTTTTAAATCTATTGACCCTTGACACGACAGGGATCGCTCTCAAACAGTTGacattcgattaattttctcaaACAAAATTCCTTTTCAACGAGTCGCTTGATTCATAATTTACTGTCTCTCTAAATTTCCAAAGTTCCGGCAAACGTTCCAAGTTTCCTCCCGAATCATCTACGACAGGCAATTTCCAGCTGTTTCGATCGACCCTCGACGCAACACAGATCACGCTTCAATTTTGCGTCCGATTAATTTTCCCAAACAACCCTTATTTTCCAAGACTCGCTCGGCTCGCAAACTTTCCAAATTTTGCCCCCAAAATCATATACGAAACGCCGAAAACGAAAGCTACGATGGACCATTTTTCCAGCTATCGTAATCCCAACCGACCTTACTTCGATTGCCaaatgaattttgattttgccaaatgaattttgattttgccaaatgaaatttatttcgagaCAACCGCGCCGTCGAAAATCGCACAGAATCGCATATGAAACACGGAATGGAAGCTATAATAGACAATTTCCAGCGGTTTTAATCCCATTGACCCGCGGCGCAACAGGGATCAAGGGTGAAGAGCTTCCATTCGGTTGATCCGTGAATGAAATCTGTTTCTGAGATCAGCGCGGGGCCTTTAATGGGACGAGTGCGTTAGGTTGGATTACCAGGCCTAACACGGCAAGCACTGATTCCATCAATTCCGTCCAGCCTGTCTCTGTCATTATATCATTACACCTCTGCGGTCGCTACCACGCGATATCTGTCTGCTTTTTCTACACGCGCGCACGCTCCTATACATACACGATTATTGTGTTCGACGAATGTATTCGACGACTGTTCGTACGTTCGTGTCTGTCACACGCGTGCACCATCCTTTTTCTTCTGCACGCGTTTTATGCAGACGTGTACACTGTCGGCCATAAGTTTTCCATTATCTGTTTTTATCGAATGTTTTCAGATGCACCGGATGAAAGTGTCATTTTGCGTGTGGCGTTTGTAAGCTGTGAATACGGCGAGCAGAGGAACGTTGATAAATACGTAAATCGTGAACATTTTACAGATGGGTATTCGGAGATCGAGTATTTTCGAGTTACGAAGTATATTGTTGCAGGTATTCAATAATTTGGAGAAGTAACTAGCTGTAGatccttttacattttttaaaagttattttataactttcacgttatttaatcattttctcgGTATTCGCGCGCAAAGTGTGTACGTATAGTTTTGGTATTAgttcgtccgaaaagtttctttcgttttataaggaaataatggatacacaatatttctccttttatatttttttatcgaattacgtatgattcactttgttctatcaaaataaagatcacaacgttcgacagattaggtttcatgtttgtataaagatgcatcgtcgTAAAAGACGTGACTGTAAGAGAAAGACAaccttttcggacaacctaacaTTTTGTACGAATTATTGGATttgttttacgtaataatttggAAACGCAAATAGTAGGAGATTTCTTATTGCAGTGACTGGCGGAAGCGCTCGTACACTTTTCATGGATATATTACGTGTGTGTAATGACACCCAACTGTCATGATCatgttggaaaatttttaacgcttctgaaaatatacacagaagttacaagatattcagGACGAGTATGTACTTTGCAGAAACAGCAAAACCACTTAAACGTGTAATTATGCACAATGTTAATAAGTGTTGGTACTTTGTCGATTTttttgcaacattttttatatgtttaaaataactATCCATATCGTGtatctaattttttactaaatataactttacaaCGAATATCCTCCgctgttatataaatatcctgCGATATGATAACGTCAGTCGCGTCGGATTAcagtgttaataaaatttcaaaatgtttaatataacAGGTgcgatataaataatgaaagcTTACCGTGACAAAGGTACGAATACTTTTACGAGCCACTTTCTTTATGAACAATTTTACTTTGTACGAACACTTACGTATGTTATCAGTGATTtcagtattttataaaatgtatatatctaGTTGCAGTGTATTGTACGAgctggaaatatttcaaaaattgacaaacaaatgtacgcagaattttcgtttttatcgaaGAATTCATGAAAGTCGATGCAAAGAGATTGATAAGTAGAACACACTGACGAATCATGGAAATGGAGATTCTGTTTGCACAACGTTGTTACACACGCACACGTGTCTCTGTGATGTAGGCGTTAACGATGGCTTCCAGTTCAAGTCAAACGTCGTGTTcattaaaacaaaagaaaaaaaaaaaaaaaaaaaagagaggaagacaACTTAAAATCATGCGCTGTCCGATCAAAGTGCGACATTTTCATCGTGCAACAAACGTAGATAGGAATCTTAGCTAAACAGAAAACTCAGCTTCTGTTAATTGCAACATCGAAATAATTAACGCGTCGCGTCGGCGTGAAAAGCTACAAGTTTGTTTATCGATACTTGAAAACGAATTCGATTCATCTCCTTAGCAATCTCTTAATTGTTTATCGTTTCAGTCAGCGTCCGTTtccaaatttttgaaaaatccaCTACAAAACACGAGATATCCTTGGAACAAGTTAATCAAATGATCAACTTCTAACCGAAAATTAAGCAATTTCTTAAATAGGAAATTTGTATTGCTCTGGATGAATATaggatagaaaataattgtaaaataattacaagatataaaaaatgatatcaGAAATAAATACGTGGAAGGATAAATATCACTTACGTGGCGGGTTGTTCGCTGTCGCTGTTGATGAAATCTTCCAACTGCGAGAAGTCCAGGGCCTCATTGTCTATGCCTCCGACGAAATCGCCCCGACCTGTGTAAAACGAGAAGAATCCATGTTTCATTCTGCTACCTTACGATTGTTATCTGGCAAAGATCTTATGAGATCGTGATGACGCGAATCCCGTCTAAATATATCTTCTCGTGGTGTCTTACGATGTGAAAACACAATAATAGAATAACCAAGTCAACTGCTTTCAGTAGAAAAATTGTCTGCGACGTATTAGCCGATCGTTTAATACAATCGAAAACGATAGTGAAACGTTCGTTTGttattataaagtattaaaaaacgaataacCATTCTCGCAAGGTTTAAAGTATTTCTAATGCGCGATAAGTAAGAGAAGATGAAAATTAGAGAagaattttgtacaaaatttctaattgctcTTCTTCTAATACTTACAGGTAAAGATCCCAAATCCTGAAAATTGTGAAACTTTGGAGACGCGTAGAGCTATTACGCAATCTCTTTTCGCCgcggaaatttattttaaaggcTTGAAATCGACGCGTAAATATCCAATTGCTTTCGATCTTGCGTTATAACACGCTATAACGTTGATGAATCGTTTGCCCAAACGAGAGTCCTAATTAACGTGAGTAAATTTTATCCGAAACTTTTTTTCCTATCTCTTGGGATTCGCGAGCTGTGACGCGATATCGTAAAACAGTCGGATTTTCAGGGCTCGATTTCTTCCTCTTACGGTGAATTTGAacagcaaaaaaagaaaaaagtaatgCAATATCCTCTGCATATTCCcaaagtttcataattttttaaatcgatgGTTTCAGAGTCTTCTCTTGTTAGTACATACAAATtcttcgatagaaaattagaTCTTCGAATATAATCACGAAATGCGCGATCATTGCAAGGACTCTTTGCTCGTCAAGTCGACGAATAAAGGCGAGAAACGACACGTATCCTGGTTTATGTATCCGAGTTATTTCTTGCAGCGAGCTGCGTTTAGGAACGAGGATGCAGGTAATTCAGGCATTCCGTGAGAGAGACATCCGCGTGGGAGTAACGAGGCGTTACAGGTGAGAACAAGCAACGTAGAGGCATGAACATATTTC
This Bombus pascuorum chromosome 1, iyBomPasc1.1, whole genome shotgun sequence DNA region includes the following protein-coding sequences:
- the LOC132909991 gene encoding myelin regulatory factor-like protein isoform X4, with the translated sequence MDVIGDGDEQTLQAILGRGDFVGGIDNEALDFSQLEDFINSDSEQPATYFADTLAHNENGGGTTTHGGRVEAATTQQPPSRLPSPITQSHPASSTCTSGTTTVPNGAAYKDPQSHALPESPPDSGSEPPYSPPGHNDTQHVHSPHQKVALQEMLLHHQGNQANYAPNLLPSSPRTLTSSTDSMLLTHTVLTSHLGPGTPNIQSQQPIGQTLVPLPHEHSPGNMNTLYSSLQSAPKKRKLSQDGLVHVKQVQREPELGTVEHSCSSSSAVLDGDEVADNNYIDASYQCIRFHPFQQTSWHVLCDHNLKELPVPHYRVDADKGFNFSNSDDAFVCQKKNHFQITCHAQLQGGAIFVRTGEGLKKISSFQLHFYGVKVESPTQTIRVEQSQSDRSKKPFHPVTVELGGEHVTKVTVGRLHFSETTSNNMRKKGKPNPDQRYFHLVVGLHAHTADQASYQVVAHASERIIVRASNPGQFESEGSGVGAEGGWQRGAAPDSVYHAGRVGINTDRPDEALVVHGNMKVTGHIVQPSDARAKQNVQEVDTREQLRNVQQLRVVRYRYAPEFAQHSGLGIKQQEDTGVIAQEVQQILPEAVLPAGDIVLPNGQRIENFLMVNKERIFMENVGAVKELCKVTDSLETRIDQLERINKRLAKLKRGDSLKSSISTISSISSNKYSSSINSKTTVQGKGKKSEREDELLCSNKFIQIIIVILILIMAFCLVAMATLYFLEYQKRSSLEWTAVASNGMLAIRPVHASTASSTPNYDPRYNSLLDSTLSSSYTKHGSHSRGLDSSLSVKTNAFSTQAPHTKQQLYSQEITWYPISHSGPQPKLEKNSEFPGNWLGRHGAGAIPSNVDENDQGSEVDSSLNKGPIPLGRPSNCPRHFSEFENPCQIFCCTAKIHQFEDPQPDHPPEKKSISDHIEQPLNVYEEKRKISKSFQNGISPSDPSTQTLVKENNYKYLHKRTRRETGSGDWAEVASNAAGSLPPEPKPQLWIVAESFNTSLDQKYCSASSQDTPNNISCIIPLSKYMPDVQLTLHFIGMPWYGQVVQQCSSPTSPGVDESLICGRKYTMQQQAQLKIDIESNNQRGDQSFPLDVAHYLRRTLRFRVPTVQPQENICKNKHGVDYSEYTLHFYRDCDE